One Pelmatolapia mariae isolate MD_Pm_ZW linkage group LG1, Pm_UMD_F_2, whole genome shotgun sequence genomic window, TCAGCCGGGGAAACCCCGAGGTCTTCTTTAACCGCGCTACGCAATCCCAGCAAAACCCACGGAAGACGGTCGACCCAGTCACCACCTGTTAAGGAAGCCCGGAGCGCGGCCTTAAGAGACCGGTGAAACCGTTCGCACATCCCGTTAGCTTGCGGGTGGTATGCTGTGGTGCGGTGGACCTTGACCCCCAGGCCGTCAGCCAtagcagaccaaagctcagaaacAAACTGGGGGCCCCTGTCTGAGGTAATGTCAGCAGGGGGACCGAAACGGGAAACCCACGTCGACAAAAATGCTCTGGCCACCGTCGCCGCTGTCGTGGACGCCAGGGGCACCGCCTCCGGCCACCTGGTCGTGCGGTCCACCACAGTCAAAAGGTGCGTGAAACCCTGTGACTGCGGCAAGGGACCAACTAGGTCCACATGAACGTGATCGAAACGCCTACCGGGGATACGGAAAGGTTCGAGGGGTGCCTGCGTGTGCCGGTGGATTTTCGAGCGTTGGCATGGGATACAAACCGCCGCCCATTCTTTCACAGTCTTGCGAAGGCCCGGCCAAACGAACCTGGCGCTGACCAGCTTGACCGAGGCCCGGACGCCGGGATGAGAGAGGGCATGCACCGAGTCAAAAACACGACGACGCCACGAAAGGGGAACCACCGGGCGGGGGCGGCCGGTGGAAACGTCGCAAAGAAGGCGCGGACCGCCGTCCCACACCGGGGTGTCCTCCAGCACGAGGCCCGTTTTCCTTGACTGAAGGGCCAGGATGTCCGGGTCAGCACGTTGCTCGGCGGCCATAGCAGCGTAGTCGACACCGACATACACCGGAGAAACCAACACACGTGACAGACAGTCAGCGACGTGATTGGACTTACCAGCCACGTGCTGAATGTCTGTGGTAAACTCCGAAATGGCCGCCAACTGGCGCTGCTGGCGTGCGCTCCATGGGTCAGAGACCTTGGACATCGCAAACGTTAAAGGTTTGTGGTCAACGTATGCAGTAAAGTTGCGACCCTCGAGGAAAAAACGAAAATGTCGTGTCGCGAGGTGCAGGGCCAGCAACTCCCTGTCAAAAACACTGTACTTGCGTTCGGCATCCCGTAGCGTACGACTGAAAAAGGCGAGCGGTTGCCAGAGACCTGAAACCCGCTGTTCCAACACCCCACCCACTGCCACGTCGGACGCGTCGGTGGTCAACGCGATCTCCGCCGACGGAAGCGGGTGTGCCAGCAGGGCGGCGTCAGCCAGCGCAGACTTGGCTGCGGAAAACGCATGGAGGCGTTCTGGCAGCCAGTCAACCGGATCTTTGGCTGTCTTACCTTTTAAGGCAGCATAGAGTGGCTGTAACAGGTGGGCAGCTCTGGGGAGAAAGCGGTTGTAAAAATTTATCATCCCCAAGAACTCCTGCAACGCTTTAACCGACGTGGGGCGCGGAAAAGCTGAAACGGCCTGGACTCTGTCGGGCAACGGAACCACACCTTCAGCGGAAATGCGGTGCCCGAGGAAATCCAGAACAGGCAACCCAAACTGGCACTTGGAAGGGTTGATGATCAGGCCGTGCGCTGCCAAACGCTGGAAAACCTGGCGCAGATGGGACTCGTGCTGGCTCGCCGAGCAGCTGGCCACCAATATATCGTCCAGATAAACAAAAACGAACGGCAGCCCACGCAAAACTGAGTCCATCAGCCGCTGAAAGGTCTGGGCGGCACCTTTCAGGCCAAACGGCATGCGCAAAAACTCGAACAAGCCGAACGGGGTAATGACAGCGGTCTTAGGAACGTCTTCGGCGCGCACGGGAACTTGGTGATACCCCCGCACCAAgtcaattttagaaaaaatCGACGTTCCGGCGAGATTGGCAGAAAAATCCTGAATGTGGGGGATGGGGTAACGGTCATTCTCCGTGGCATTATTTAAACGGCGGAAATCTCCGCACGGCCGCCACCGACCGTCCGATTTGGGCACCATGTGAAGCGGAGAGGCCCATGCACTGTTCGAACGCTGTACAATGCCAAGGCGCTCCATGGCAGCAAACTCTTCCCGAGCGACGGACAGTTTCGCAGGGTCGAGGCGACGCGCGCGCGCGAACACCGGGGGCCCGACCGTGGGAATATAATGCTCAACCCCATGCTTCGTTACCGTGCCAGAGAAATCAGGGACAGACAGCGATGGAAACTCTGAAAGCAAACGCTGAAAAGCATCCCCGGAGGTCACTACATTAGCCCGAATTACGGGTTCGGCGGCCCGAGTAAAACACGGTAGggaagaaaacgagagagcatcAATTAAACATCTGTTAGCGACATCGACAAGCAGTCCATGAGCGCACAGAAAATCAGCACCTAAAATAGGTACAGAGCTAGCGGCAACAACAAAGTTCCACTGGAAATCCCGGCCgtgaaaacaaacagtcaccAACCTTTCCCCAAACGTTGTGATGGGAGAGCCATTAGCTGCCATGAGCTGCGGCCCACAGTTCGCTGCTAGTCCGTCGGCAGCGGTAGGGGGaaggaggctcttctgggagCCGGAGTCCACGAGAAAACGTCTCCCGGAGCGCGAGTCctctatgaagagcagccttTCTGTGTCGCCAGCGGTCGCGGCTGCTACGGCGCGCTGGCGGGTCCGTTTCCCTGGGCCGTGAAAGCGCAAGGCGGCAGGCAGCGACGCGCTCTGTCGCCAAAACGCTGATGGTAGAAACAGATGTTCTTTCCGCGGTGCCGGCGTGTAGCAATCCCTGCCGTCAGCAAGGGGGCGGATGCTCCGGGGGAGGCAGGTGGAGCAGTGGAAGGCGCCGCCGGCGAGTCCGTAGCCAGGGCGTGAACGTTGAAAGTGCGGCTAGCCAGGAGAATGCGATCCGCTTCTTCAGCCAGGGAGCGATAATCCTTCGCCGGCAGAAGTGGGGAGTTTGCGAGGACAGCTCTCACGGCGGCCGGTAGCTGGCGGAGGAAGAGGTGGGCGAAGAGGAATCCCCCGTCATCCGGCCCGAGCAACGATAGCATGTTCTCCATGAGCTCGAGCGCGGTACCGCCACCCAAGCCTGACAAGTTGAGGAGCTTTTCGGCTCGTTCAGCGTCGGAGAGGGCATAGCGCCGAAGAAGCAGCTCTTTAAGGGCGGCGTATTTCCCTTGGGCGGGTGGGTCCCGGAGGAGCGCCATCGCGCGACGGGTGGCCAGCGGGTCGAGCGAGGCCACCACATGGTGATACTTCGTGTCGTCAGCCGAGATGCCGCGAAGGGCGAACTGAGCCTCCACGTGTACGAACCACGACGGGGGGTCATGGAGCCAAAAGTCCGGCAGTTTCAGCGCCACAGCGAACGTAGCTGCAACAGGAGGCGGAGGTCCGGCGGCCGCTGATGCCTCCATAGCGGAGTCTGCGTCATCTGCGGCCCGTTGCATGCTCGAGTCAGGggtcaccaatgtggaggtaaGCATCAACGACACAGTgctctcagttctcactcctTCTTTATTCGTCTCCAACATCAACTGCACATATCGCGCCACAAAACAAAGGGaacacacttcctcaacactgggtgtgagtggagccctctagtggtccaccacaaCATCTACATTTTATTATTCAAAAGTCTCTGGAATTACACTGCTAGAGTCTTTTTCtaagaaaatacaaatactAGGACCGATTTGCAGTCCTGTTACCAAACgtataaaacaaacattaaaaacataaaatattattaaacaTCACATTTATATCGTAATCTATAAAGAAATCCAGCCATTTTAACTTCAACCTTGTTACTGCATCATACcgataaaataaaaacaagccttaaaatatttacagtaatCTTCAAAACTAACTGATCTTGTGACCTTAGTGTAAAACTAGAATAAATCTAAAGCTAAACAGAAATGTGCGATAATAAAAGTTTGAACCTTTCCCATTAAGATTAATGCAGCAAAAACCTTTCCCGTCTTCACCTTGCTTGGTGCATGTTTTAGCAACAACATTTTGGTCtgttctgttttataaattcttaaCTTTTTATGGAAATCACCTTTCTGGCGAGTCTATCACATTGTTCTGCATGCTGTGAGTTGTTAGAAAACAGTGGGTAAAACCATGGGTAAAATAAATTTTACCACCTGACACTGTGGTATGTTCCTGATTTGTTATTACATGCTGTATGAGGAGCTGGCTCAGTCTTGCTTATTACACAATAACAGCTGGAATTCCCATTATTGCCACCTATTAATCTACAGGCTTCATTCCAAAGCAACAGCATGATCAATAGTTATTACTTTGGAACAAATAAACTGATGaagcataaaaaagtaaaagaaaattaacaaaaatgtGAAGGCTGTCTCTACAAAATAAACCTATTGTAGTTTGTCATGATATCAAACTCTACTTAAAGATTAACATCTTCTgttgtgaaaataaagaaacaaagcacCCACATTtggagaattttttttattattattcctgAATTTCCAGGCAGAGGCAGATCTTGGTGAAAATAGATTAGTGTAAAATTCACACAACTTTCATGTCACTGTCTTCACGTCCTTTCCTTAAGTTATTGAGTAACTTTTCTTGAGATACACTTAGATTACCTTGACATAATTTCAAACCCACGCTACCTACAAACAGTTTTCCCCCGTTCACTGACGATCACAAGAGCACTGCAGAGTAGTTGTGCAGGCCCAATCATTACATCCACTTACAGAGTATCAGTTTATTTTGTCTGCACTTTCCCAAAAACCATCTTGTGTCCCTTGTTGCTGTTTCATGTTTGAAGTATTAAAATCCAAGCTGTCTGCCTAGATCAGAACTCCTCTTCTGCATTTTGACAGCGAGACTGTTTGAGCAGGGTCAGGCGTGCCATCACCTCGGACACCGGTAGTTCTCCGTGGACTTTGTTGTCCCTTGTGCGCACATTGACACTGTTAGTCATCTTCTCCTTCTCTCCAACCACTGCCAAGACACAAGACAACAACAACTTTACACGGGCCAAGTTTCACCACACACTCCCACTTTGCGTGCTGAATTTGTCAGCTGTTGGTGGTTAACCAGCTTGGAGGTCTGTTTGGCTTATAATCAGTCAATTAAGAATGTTTATTTTGATGACTTTGACAGATTTTCGCTTATTCtcttccttcactacatccaaaAATCTTCTGTGACACACCTCTTTTCTCCTTCCTGTTATCTCCATATTCAAACACCCTTTGATAAtgtatccactatccctcctctgagAATGTACAAATCATCTTAACCTTCAATCTTTAACTTTCTTTCCAAACCGTTTAATTTGAGCTGTTCCTTTGTTATAcacatttctaatcttgtccatcctggtcactcccacTTGAAATCTTGACTCTACTACCTCCAGCTTAGCTtcctatcttttttttttcagtaaagtttcaggtattttatttgaattctTATCCATTAAGCAGGATCTGATCATCACAAATTCATTCTGAAGCAAGACTATGACCTCAAGCATACTGACAAAGAACCACTTTTCCTGACCAGAAGAACAATGAGTCCTGCAGCAGATGGCCTGGCCCCCACAGAGCTCAGAACCAACATTAGTGATTCAGTTTGGGAAaacatgaagagacagaagacACTGACACAGCCTAAATCCAAAGAACTGTGGAGAATTTAATTTACTTTGTACCATGTTAAACTATGGACACATCGTTTTCACTCACTACAAATGTACAAGCATCCTCAATTACCCGTTATAGACGACACTTTTGTACAGTTTGTTGCTTAATGATCTAACGtgggggttttattttttcctcaccaaGAATGAAGTTATACTGTGCCAGCTGAGCATTGCGGATTTTCTTGTTTAGAAGGCAGCTGGAGTCCAGATCAGCATCTGCCATAAAACCAGCTTCTGTAAACTGCTTACACACCTGACATGTAGAAATTGTATTTGTTAATGTTCAGTACATTTCAATAACTTTCCATACTTATTGTCATTAACTACTGCATTACAAGAAAGAAATAATCAGAGATTAAGGCCACAATGGGGAAGTCATACCTTCTTTGCGTAATCCTCACAGGATGGGTTGACAGGCACTAACATCACCTGACGTGGAGAGAGCCACAGAGGCCTGGTGGAGGGTGAAACATGGGTATTACAACTTTCACATAGTGAACAGATAGAAACATGACAAGATCTGTTTCCTCAACAAAAATGAGCTAAAATCATGATCTGAGGAGGTAAAAATCATGCCATAGTTGGAGAGCTGTTAGTGACAATACAGGTAGAATTTCATAGTAAGCCAAGATGCCTACAATAATTATAAAGACCAAAACTTATTTCTAAATAAAAGACAGATCAAAGCAGTGGGTCATAATAGCACTGTATGTTAGTAGTTTTAGTAGGCACATTGTGCTTATTGTCATCTCTATTTTGAACTCTAGTAAAATAGCTTTGCAtgaggtgggtggggcttctggtCTTACAGCCAGATGTGTGCCTGGTATCACCACAGGACAACTGAATGCTTGAAGACTGAACTGCTGGCTCACCAGGactgccatttaaaattttaaccttgtttaatatgagcatccacTATTGTGACAGAAAGTACCAAGAATAATGGGTGTTGAATACAAAAGTAAccagaaaaacaacacattacCATTTCCCTGCATAGTTCTCTGTCAGAATGGCAATCATCCTTTCCACTGAGCCTAAAATGGCCCGATGGATAATGACTGGTCTGGATTTGTCATCCCCATCTTTTCTGTAATTGtagcaaaagaaacaaaaaaataaaaacacttatgTTAAATATGGTtgaataaaaacactttattgATGTATTGTTATATACACTGACTTGGCAGCTCAAACTGGTTTTAATGTCAAGCACTCTTTTATTATTAACCCTGTAATCATTCTCATACCTTCCCATTGTCTTTCTATAGACaatacttttctgacacagacTTCTATACAACTATAAACACCATTTAGCCATGCAATGCCTGCTGTCTATTGCTGCAC contains:
- the LOC134621268 gene encoding uncharacterized protein LOC134621268; translation: MLETNKEGVRTESTVSLMLTSTLVTPDSSMQRAADDADSAMEASAAAGPPPPVAATFAVALKLPDFWLHDPPSWFVHVEAQFALRGISADDTKYHHVVASLDPLATRRAMALLRDPPAQGKYAALKELLLRRYALSDAERAEKLLNLSGLGGGTALELMENMLSLLGPDDGGFLFAHLFLRQLPAAVRAVLANSPLLPAKDYRSLAEEADRILLASRTFNVHALATDSPAAPSTAPPASPGASAPLLTAGIATRRHRGKNICFYHQRFGDRARRCLPPCAFTAQGNGPASAP